A region from the Myxococcota bacterium genome encodes:
- a CDS encoding CHRD domain-containing protein has protein sequence MFTELTRRALGVLASAALLAAATPALAGVISFKAELKGSYEVPPNDSKATGSIAATYDAATKKFAYAITYAGLSGPATVAHFHGPAAPGANGGPELMIPGKPSSPIKGEATLNAAQATDLEKGLWYLNIHTATHPTGEIRGQLTRE, from the coding sequence ATGTTCACCGAGCTCACCCGGCGCGCTCTCGGCGTTCTCGCATCCGCCGCGCTCCTCGCAGCCGCGACTCCGGCCCTTGCGGGAGTCATCTCGTTCAAGGCGGAGCTCAAGGGGTCCTATGAAGTTCCACCCAACGACAGCAAGGCCACGGGCAGCATCGCTGCGACCTACGACGCCGCCACGAAGAAGTTCGCGTACGCCATCACCTACGCGGGTCTCTCCGGGCCAGCCACGGTCGCGCACTTCCACGGACCGGCGGCGCCTGGCGCGAACGGAGGGCCGGAGCTCATGATCCCGGGCAAGCCTTCGAGTCCCATCAAAGGCGAGGCGACGCTCAACGCCGCGCAGGCCACGGATCTCGAGAAAGGCCTCTGGTATCTGAACATCCACACCGCGACGCACCCCACGGGCGAGATCCGGGGGCAGCTCACCAGAGAGTAA